From Amycolatopsis sp. WQ 127309:
GTCGTCCCGTCCGATGTGGACACCCTGCTCGCGCTGCCGGGGATCGGCGCCTACACCGCGCGGGCCGTCGCCGCGTTCGCCTACGGGCGGCGTGCGCCGGTCGTGGACACCAACGTGCGGCGGGTCGTCGCGCGGGCGGTGCACGGCGCCGGCGACGCCGGGCCCGCGTCGAACACCCGCGACATGGCCGACGTCGAGGCGCTGCTGCCGGCCGACGACGCGCCGGCGGCCCGGTTTTCGGCCGCGATCATGGAACTCGGCGCGCTGATCTGCACCGCGCGCGCCCCGCGTTGCGCGGATTGCCCGGTGTACGACGAGTGCGCGTGGCAGCACGCCGGCCGGCCCGAGTACGCGGGCCCGGCCAAGCCGGTGCAGAAGTTCGCCGGCACCGACCGGCAGGTCCGCGGGCGGCTGCTCGACGTCCTGCGCGGCACCGAGGGCCCGGTCGAAAAAGCGAAGCTGGACCTGGTCTGGCACGACGACGGCCAGCGTGATCGTTGCCTGGACTCCCTGCTGGTCGACGGCCTGCTGGAGCAGACCCGCGACGGCCTCTTCGCACTTCCGGGCGAACACTGACGCGCTACGACAAAAGTTGGTCAATAGTTGTCAACGGCGCGCTCCGGAGCTACCTTCTGCTGATTGCATTCCGGCGGAAGGTTCTCGCAATGGCGGACTTTGACCGCCGTGCCCTGCTGAAGGCGGGATTCACGGCGACCGCGGTCGGAACACTGGGGCTGACCGGGGTTCGAACAGCGGCAGCGGCGGCGGCAACACCGACCATCCACAGCACGGCCGAATGGAAAGCGCGGGCCGCGACCGGCGCGATCGTGGTCGAGAACCACAAGCCGACGTACATCGTCGTGCACCACACCGTGGATCCGGGGAACGTCACCGACTACTCGCTGGCCCACGCGCTCCAGATCTCGCGGGACATCCAGAACTTCCACATGGACACGCGCGGCTGGATCGACACCGGCCAGCAGTTCACGAACAGCCGCGGCGGCTTCATCACCGAGGGCAGGCACCGCAGCCTGGAGATCCTGCGCGGCGGCACCCAGCACGTGCAGGGCGCGAACGTCGGCAACCACAACAGCGAGTGCATCGGCATCGAGAACGAAGGCCTGTACAGCACGGTCGACGTCCCGGTGGCGCTGTGGAACTCGCTGGTGGGCCTGGTCGCCTACATCGCGCACCAGTACGACATCACGCCCGAGTTCATCAAGGGCCACCGCGACTTCAACTCGACGGAGTGCTGCGGCCAGGTCCTCTACGACCGGCTGCCGGAGCTGCGGACGGCGGTCGGCCGCGTGCTCGGCGTCTCGGTCGCGCGATCGGACGTCGCGGAGTGGCCGCTGCTGAAGCCCGGCGACACGGGCCGGCGGGTGCAGCTCGCGCAGCAGTTCCTGCGCGCGGCCGGCGCCGACGTGCCGGCCGACGGCGTCTTCGGAGCGTCCACAAAGGACGCCGTGGCGGCGCTGGCGGCCCGGGCCGACCTGCCGCGCGACACGTGCACGGCGGCGAAGGCGGCCGACGAGACGGGCTTCCTCGGCTCGGACGTCTGGCCGCTGATCGTCCCCGCGGACCGCTCCACGGCGGCCTGGCGAGCGGACCTGTCCCGGGCCTAGCGGTTCAGGACCTGGGACAGGAAGGCCTCGACGGCGCCCCGGTAGGTCTCCGGGGCTTCGTCGTGGGGCAGGTGGGCCGAACCGGGGACGACCAGGTGTTTCGCGCCCGGCACCCGGGCGGCGACCAGCGCCTGCTGGCCCGCCGGCATGGCCGTGTGCTCGCCCTCGACCACCAGCAGCGGGCAGCGGATTCCGTCCACAGTGGACCAGTAGTCGACGCGGCCCCACTCGGCGGCGATGACGTACAGGTCTTCGAGGTCCGCGACGAGGTGGTAGCCGTCGGGACGCTCCTCGACGCAGTCGGTGAAGTACTCGCCCGCGTCGCCGAAGAACTCCCGGACGTGGTCGAGCGATTCGAACGGCACCGGCCAGCTCTCGAAGTAACCACGCCAGGTCTCCACGGTCCGGCCGCGCTGGTCCGGCGCGAAGTCCTCGGACACCACCGCGCGCACCAGCTCCGGGTACCGCGCGGCCGTCGCCCACGCGTGCAGGCCGCCCATCGAGTGCCCGATCAGCACCGCCGGGCCGGCGTCGAGGGTGCGCAGCGCGGCGGCGACGTCGGCGGCGAACCGCTCGGTCGTCCACGGCCCGACCCGCGGCGCGCTGCCGTGGCCGCGCGCGTCGAGACCGTAGACCGCGCCGTAGGGCCGGAGCCACTCCGCGACCCGCCGCCACGTCCGCGCCCGGCCCATCAGGCCGTGGAGCAGAACGATCGGCACGCCGCTGCCGCCGAAACAGAGCACGCGGCCACCTAACCACAGATCCGCAGGTGCGGAACGTGACCGAGTGGTCGCGCACGATGACCTAGGCTGGTCGCATGCGCCGCCGACTCACCGCCCTCGCCCTCTGCAGTGTGGTGATCTCCGCCGCGGCCTGCAGCGGTGACGCCGTCCCGGCGCCGCCGCCACCGCCGCCCATGCACCCGGTGCCCGGAGCGTCCGGCGCCGGTGATCCGTATTACCCGGACGACGGCAACGGCGGTTACGACGCCCTGCACTACGACGTCGACGCGACCTACGACCCACCGAGCGGCCGGCTCGACGGCGACACGACCGTCACGGCCAAGGCGACCCAGGACCTCAGCCGGTTCGACCTCGACCTGCGCGGACTCGACGTCGCCGGTGTCGAAGTGGACGGGCAGCCGGTGAAGTTCAGCCGGGAGAAGGCGTACGAACTGGTCGTCACGCCGGCGGCGCCGATCCGCGCCGGGACGACGTTCCGCACGCGCGTCCGCTACGGCGGTGATCCGGCGAAGACCCCGCACGGCGGCGGCAGCGAGAACGGCTGGCAGCACTCGGCCGACGGCGGCGCGTTCATGGTCGGCGAGCCGCACTCGGCCGCGTTCTGGTACCCGGTCAACGAGACCCCGCGCGACAAGGCCACCTTCACGCTCACCGCGCACGTCCCGGACGGCTGGACGGTGATCTCGAACGGCCGCGAGCTGCCGCCGGTCCACGCCGGCAGCAAGACCACGACGACGTGGACCGAGACGAACCCGGTGGCGAGCTACCTGACGACCGTCGCGATCGGCAAGTTCAGCGTTGACCGATCGACGCTGCCGGACGGCACCCCGGTCGTCTCCGCGTACGCGCCCGGCGCCGAGGCCCACCGCGCGACCGGCGACCGGCTGCCCGAGATCCTCACCTTCCTGACCGGCAAGTTCGGGCCGTACCCGCAGTCGGCGGCCGGCGGGATCTACCTGAACGAGGACATCCACTTCTCGCTGGAGACGCAGACCCGGCCGACGTACGCGAAGTGGGCCGAGCTGCTGACGCTGGTGCACGAGAACGCCCACCAGTGGTTCGGCGACTCGGTGTCGGTGGCCGACTGGTCCGACGCCTGCCTGAACGAGTGCTTCGCGTCGTACGCGCAGTGGCTGTGGGGCGAGCGCGAGGGCCAGAACCTCGACGACCGCTACCGCGCGGCGATCGAGCTGACCCGCGGCAGCACCGACTTCTGGAGCCGCAAGCTGGTCGGCATGGGTGCCGGCCACGAGTTCGAAGGCGTCTACGACAAGGGCATCCTCGCCCTGCACGCGCTGCGCCGCAAGATCGGCGACCCGGCGTTCGACCGCCTCCTGCACGAGTGGCCGGCCCGCTACCGCCACGCGAACGCAACGTGGACCGACTTCGAGAAGCTGGCCGGCAGCATCGCGGGCCAAGATCTCCACGCCTTCTTCACCGACTGGTTCCACGGAACCGCGCTACCGGCGGACGCCGATCTCTTCCCCGGCAGCCTGCGCAGCTGACCCGCACCGCGTGTCGACACGGCGTCAGTAGGGTGGAGCCATGAGTGTTGTGAAGATCAACGCGATCGAGGTTCCCGAAGGTTCCGGCGCCGAGCTGGAGAAGCGGTTCGGCGCGCGGCTGCACGCCGTGGACCAGCAGCCCGGCTTCCTCGGCTTCGAGCTGCTGCGGCCGGTTTCCGGCGAGACTCGCTACTTCGTCTACACGAAGTGGGAGACGGAGGAGGCCTACCAGGCCTGGGCGACCGGTGGCGCCGCCGCGGCCGCGCACGCCGGGGAGCGGGCCAAGCCCGTGTCGAGTGGTGCCAGCCTGCTGGAGTTCGAGGTCGTCCTCGGCTCGCAGCCGGGTGAGTGACCTCGCCCGCGCCGCGGAGTTGCTCGACGGTGCCGGCGCGCTCCTGATCTGCGCCGGCGCCGGGATGGGCGTCGACTCCGGGCTGCCGGACTTCCGGGGCGGCGAAGGGTTCTGGCGCGCGTACCCGCCGTACGCGCGGCTCGGCCTGCGGTTCGAGGAGATCGCCGACCCGCGCCACTTCGCCGAGGACCCCGAGCTGGCCTGGGGGTTCTACGGCCACCGGCTGGACCTCTACCGCAAAACGGTCCCCCACCGCGGTTTCGGCCTGCTGCGCGAACTCCGGCCGGCCGGCGGCGTCCGCGTCTTCACGTCCAATGTGGACGGCCAGTTCCAGGAGGCGGGCTTCGAGCACGTCGCCGAGGCGCACGGGTCGATCCACCACCTGCAGTGCCTGTCCGGCTGCACCACGGACATCTGGCCGGCCGACGTCGACGTCCGCGTCGACGAAGAGACGATGCGCGCGGTGCCGCCGCTGCCGTCGTGCCCGCGCTGCGGCGGCTTGGCCCGCCCCAACATCCTGATGTTCGGCGACCACGAGTGGGTGCCGGACCGCAGCCAGGCCCAGCTCGACGAGCTGACGACGTGGCGCCGCACGGCGCGCGACCTCGTCGTGGTGGAGCTGGGCGCGGGCCAGGCGGTCCCGACGGTCCGCCGCTACAGCGAACTCGCCAGCGCCGCGACGGGCGCGTTGATCCGCATCAACCCGCGCGAACCCCGGATCCGCCACGGCCGTGGCGTCTCGATCGCGGCCGGTGCGCTGGAGACGCTCGAAAAGCTGAGCTGATCAGGGCAGTTGCACCTCGGCGAAGACCGCGCGGTGGTCGCTGCCCGGGACGTCGAACACGCCGTAGTCCCGGACCGCCGCGCGGTTGTCCACCACGACGTGGTCGATCGTCACCAGTGGCAGCGACGACGGCCACGTCGGCGTCAGCCCCGAGCCGTGCTGCTCGGCCGCGTCGTTGTAGCCGCGGGACAGGACCGTGCGGAACGCCGCGTGGTCCAGGGTCGCGTTGAAGTCGCCCGCGAGGATCCGGAGGCCGTGCTCGCCCGCCGCGCGGGAGAGGTCCTTCGTCTCGCGCTCCCACTGCGGGGTGTCGACGTCCGGGGAGATCGGGTGGACGGCGACGATCTCCACGACCACGCCGTCGCCGAGGTCGGCCTGGGCACCCGGCTGCTTGGCCGCGGAATCACCCGTCAGGTTGACCTCCGTCAGGGGGAACCGCGACACGATCCCCGAGCCGAACGCGCCGGGCGCGGGGTGCAGGACGCGGTACGGCAGGGTCTGGAACAGCCCGGCCGCGGTCAGGCCGTCGACCACGCGGGGCGTCATCTCGACCAGGTTCAGCACGTCGATCCGCTGCGCGCGCACCAGGTCGACGACGGCTTTCGGGTCCGCCTGGCCGTAGAGCAGGTTCGAGGAGAGCACGCGCAGTGTCTTGCCGTGCGCGTCGCGTTGGTCGCTCGCCGACACCCGCGGCACGACCAGGACGGCCAGCACGATCGCCAGCACCAGCGCGACCCCGCCGACCCACCACCGGCGGCACACCAGCGCCAGGCCGCCGGCCAGCACGCCGTACAGCACCGCGTACGGCGTCAACGACAGCGCGACCAGGATGTACCAGTCGCCGTCGAAGCCGACCAGGCGCAGCACGACCAGCACCGCCAGCGGCACCACCGGTACCACCAGCAGGGCCGTGACCAGCGGGTTCTTCCGCCGCACCCGCGTCTCTTCCGTTGTCACCATGCAGCCGAGTATGCCGAGGTCGCCGCCGGACGGCCCGGGCGGCGACCACACCTCCACAACATCTCCACCGGCGCTGCCAGCGCCGGACAGCCGCTGTCAGCGCGCTGTGCGCGCCCTGCCAGCCCGGACGTCCACTGTGGTCCTCACAGCGACCAGCGAAGGAGGACGCCCATGTCGCACGCGATCCAGGCCGAAGGCCTGGTCAAGCATTTCGGGGAAACCAAGGCGCTGGACGGGGTGGACCTCGAGGTCCCCTACGGCCAGGTGGTGGGGGTGCTCGGGCCGAACGGCGCGGGCAAGACGACCGCGATCCGCATTCTGGCGACGTTGATGAAACCCGACTCCGGGAGAGCCACGGTCGGGGGCTACGACGTGGTCTCCGACCCGGTCCGGGTCCGCAGCCTGATCGGGCTGACCGGGCAGTACGCGTCGGTCGACGAGGACCTCAACGGCATCGAGAACCTGATGCTCATCGGCCGGCTGTACGGCCTGCCCCGGGCTCAGGCCCGCAAGCGCGCCACCGAGCTGATCGAGCGGTTCGAGCTGACCGGCGCGGCCAAGCGGGCGATCCGGACGTTCTCGGGCGGCATGCGGCGCCGGATCGACCTGGCCGCCAGCCTCGTCGGCGGCCCCGAGGTGCTCTACCTCGACGAACCGACCACCGGGCTCGACCCGCACGCCCGCAACGAGGTCTGGGACGTCGTCCGCAACCTCGTCGCCGACGGCGCGACGGTGCTGCTGACCACGCAGTACCTGGAGGAGGCCGACCAGCTGGCCGACAAGATCACCGTGTTCGACCACGGCCGCGTCGTCGCCGACGGCCGGGCCGACGAGCTGAAGCGCCGCGTCGGCGGGCAGACGCTG
This genomic window contains:
- a CDS encoding alpha/beta fold hydrolase; this encodes MLCFGGSGVPIVLLHGLMGRARTWRRVAEWLRPYGAVYGLDARGHGSAPRVGPWTTERFAADVAAALRTLDAGPAVLIGHSMGGLHAWATAARYPELVRAVVSEDFAPDQRGRTVETWRGYFESWPVPFESLDHVREFFGDAGEYFTDCVEERPDGYHLVADLEDLYVIAAEWGRVDYWSTVDGIRCPLLVVEGEHTAMPAGQQALVAARVPGAKHLVVPGSAHLPHDEAPETYRGAVEAFLSQVLNR
- a CDS encoding A/G-specific adenine glycosylase yields the protein MAVDADVLLDWFSAHGRDLPWREPECSAWGVLVSEIMLQQTPVARVEPIWREWLARWPVPSALAASSQGEVVRAWGKLGYPRRALRLHQAAGVIAAEHGDVVPSDVDTLLALPGIGAYTARAVAAFAYGRRAPVVDTNVRRVVARAVHGAGDAGPASNTRDMADVEALLPADDAPAARFSAAIMELGALICTARAPRCADCPVYDECAWQHAGRPEYAGPAKPVQKFAGTDRQVRGRLLDVLRGTEGPVEKAKLDLVWHDDGQRDRCLDSLLVDGLLEQTRDGLFALPGEH
- a CDS encoding ATP-binding cassette domain-containing protein, with product MSHAIQAEGLVKHFGETKALDGVDLEVPYGQVVGVLGPNGAGKTTAIRILATLMKPDSGRATVGGYDVVSDPVRVRSLIGLTGQYASVDEDLNGIENLMLIGRLYGLPRAQARKRATELIERFELTGAAKRAIRTFSGGMRRRIDLAASLVGGPEVLYLDEPTTGLDPHARNEVWDVVRNLVADGATVLLTTQYLEEADQLADKITVFDHGRVVADGRADELKRRVGGQTLQVRPTQLSDMDAVNRILGDLSGVRPTRDDASGLLTAPVSDPVLLSTLVRKLDEAGITADELALRLPSLDEVFLALTGHAADEPKKDTRDLEGSLA
- a CDS encoding Sir2 family NAD-dependent protein deacetylase, producing MSDLARAAELLDGAGALLICAGAGMGVDSGLPDFRGGEGFWRAYPPYARLGLRFEEIADPRHFAEDPELAWGFYGHRLDLYRKTVPHRGFGLLRELRPAGGVRVFTSNVDGQFQEAGFEHVAEAHGSIHHLQCLSGCTTDIWPADVDVRVDEETMRAVPPLPSCPRCGGLARPNILMFGDHEWVPDRSQAQLDELTTWRRTARDLVVVELGAGQAVPTVRRYSELASAATGALIRINPREPRIRHGRGVSIAAGALETLEKLS
- a CDS encoding peptidoglycan recognition family protein; translated protein: MADFDRRALLKAGFTATAVGTLGLTGVRTAAAAAATPTIHSTAEWKARAATGAIVVENHKPTYIVVHHTVDPGNVTDYSLAHALQISRDIQNFHMDTRGWIDTGQQFTNSRGGFITEGRHRSLEILRGGTQHVQGANVGNHNSECIGIENEGLYSTVDVPVALWNSLVGLVAYIAHQYDITPEFIKGHRDFNSTECCGQVLYDRLPELRTAVGRVLGVSVARSDVAEWPLLKPGDTGRRVQLAQQFLRAAGADVPADGVFGASTKDAVAALAARADLPRDTCTAAKAADETGFLGSDVWPLIVPADRSTAAWRADLSRA
- a CDS encoding M1 family metallopeptidase, whose translation is MRRRLTALALCSVVISAAACSGDAVPAPPPPPPMHPVPGASGAGDPYYPDDGNGGYDALHYDVDATYDPPSGRLDGDTTVTAKATQDLSRFDLDLRGLDVAGVEVDGQPVKFSREKAYELVVTPAAPIRAGTTFRTRVRYGGDPAKTPHGGGSENGWQHSADGGAFMVGEPHSAAFWYPVNETPRDKATFTLTAHVPDGWTVISNGRELPPVHAGSKTTTTWTETNPVASYLTTVAIGKFSVDRSTLPDGTPVVSAYAPGAEAHRATGDRLPEILTFLTGKFGPYPQSAAGGIYLNEDIHFSLETQTRPTYAKWAELLTLVHENAHQWFGDSVSVADWSDACLNECFASYAQWLWGEREGQNLDDRYRAAIELTRGSTDFWSRKLVGMGAGHEFEGVYDKGILALHALRRKIGDPAFDRLLHEWPARYRHANATWTDFEKLAGSIAGQDLHAFFTDWFHGTALPADADLFPGSLRS
- a CDS encoding antibiotic biosynthesis monooxygenase yields the protein MSVVKINAIEVPEGSGAELEKRFGARLHAVDQQPGFLGFELLRPVSGETRYFVYTKWETEEAYQAWATGGAAAAAHAGERAKPVSSGASLLEFEVVLGSQPGE
- a CDS encoding endonuclease/exonuclease/phosphatase family protein; this translates as MVTTEETRVRRKNPLVTALLVVPVVPLAVLVVLRLVGFDGDWYILVALSLTPYAVLYGVLAGGLALVCRRWWVGGVALVLAIVLAVLVVPRVSASDQRDAHGKTLRVLSSNLLYGQADPKAVVDLVRAQRIDVLNLVEMTPRVVDGLTAAGLFQTLPYRVLHPAPGAFGSGIVSRFPLTEVNLTGDSAAKQPGAQADLGDGVVVEIVAVHPISPDVDTPQWERETKDLSRAAGEHGLRILAGDFNATLDHAAFRTVLSRGYNDAAEQHGSGLTPTWPSSLPLVTIDHVVVDNRAAVRDYGVFDVPGSDHRAVFAEVQLP